The genomic DNA CCCTCTCCCCTACCCGTCCCCTGGTTCGGTGCATCGGCACGGGTCGCGGGGCCTCACCTGGTCCCCGCCTGTCCCGCGCCCCGGTCGATTCTGAACGTCTCGAGCACCGTCCCGTCCGGCTGGACGAACCGGCCGGCCAGTCCCCCGTCGTCGGGCTCCAGCTCGACGTGGGCCGGCCGGTACTGCCGCGGGTCGGCGTGGCTCCCCGGATTGAGCAGCGTCACCTCCCCCAGCGGCCGGAGCGTCGGTCGGTGGGAGTGACCGACGACGATGCAGTCGGCACCGGCCTCGCGGGCCGCCAGCGAGAGCGCCTGTTCGCTGTGCTCGTGGCCGTGGACGGCGACGAACCGGACGCCGCCGTACTCGAGGGCCCGACGGGCCGGCAGTCGGTCGGTCACCGCGGGCGCATCACGGTTGCCGTGGACCGCGTGGAGGGTCCCGGCGGCGTCGTGGAAGGCGTCGAGGACCGTCTCCGTGGTGAAGTCCCCGGCGTGGACGACGACCTCGGCCTCGGCGATGGCCTCGGCCGTGCGGCCGTCGAGGCGCGGGTCGTCGGTTCCGTGCGTGTCGGAGACGAGGGTGAGCATTGGCGAGGGTTCGACGGGAGGGCCTAAACGCCCCGCGGTCCTCGGCCCGTGCGACCGACGACGGGACGGTACGCGGACGGCAAGGCCTTTGCCACCGTCGCGTGAGGCCTCGCACAACCGATGGCCAGCAGCAAATCAGTCGTCCTCGCCGCGCTCGTCGCCAACGGCCTCATCGCGATCCTGAAGTTCGTCGGCTTCCTGCTGACCGGGAGCGCGGCGATGCTCTCGGAGACGTACCACTCCATCTCCGACACGGGCAACCAGGTGTTCCTCCTCATCGGCATCCGTTACAGCGGGAAGGACCGCAACCGCGAGCACCCGTTCGGCTACGGGAAGGCACAGTTCTTCTACTCCTTCCTGGTCAGCGTCTTCCTGTTCGGCATCGCGGGCTGGGAGAGCCTGAAACACGGCTACAGCGCCATCCTCGACCCGCACCCGCCGGGGACGGGGAACGCGACGCTCCCGGTCGTGAACATCACCTTCCCGGCCGTCTACGTCAACTACAGCGTCCTCGTCGGCGCCATCGTCTTCGAGGCGTGGGCGTTCAAGAAGGCGTACGCCAACATGAGCCGACAGATCGAGGAGAACGAGTGGAGCGGGCTCCGCGAGGCGTTCAAGAAGACCTCCGACGTGACGGTACTGACGGCGCTCACCGAGGACTTCATCGCGATGGCCGGCGCCGGCATCGCCCTGTTCGGCGTCTACCTCTCGCGGGTGACCGGGAACGGCATCTACGACGCCGTCGCGGCGGCCATCATCGGGCTGATGCTCATGGGCTTTGCCGTCGCGCTGGCGTGGGAGAACAAGCGCCTCCTGCTCGGCGAGTCGATGCCGAAGGAGGACGAGGTCGAACTCCGTGGCGTCGTCGAGGGCTGGGACGGGATCGACCGCATCGTCGACTTCCGGACCGTCTACTTCGGGCCGGACAAGGTCGTCGTGATGGCCGACGTCGAGTTCGACGAGGTACTCGACACCGAGGAGATCGACGAACGCATCACCGCCATCGAGGCCGCGCTGAAGGAGTCCAACGGCGGGATCAGGAAGGTCTACATCGAACCGGAAGCGTAGGAATATATGATGTATACTCGGTAGAAATTCCTGGATTGCCATATTATCCGCGAATTCTCGAAATATCTTGGATACGCTTGGTTGGGAATGGAAGGGGGCAGCGGCCTCCTCCCCGTTCCGGACAGCCCCCCATCCGGCAGACCAGCTGGGACAGCCAGGGGATGGCTGTGCCAGTCAGCGATGTCCGGCTCCCGGATACCGGACCGGCCGGTCCAACGACTGATATGCCCGGCGACCGGAGCGGCACCCATGCTCAGACTCGGGGTCGCGACGGACGCCGAGACCCTCGCCCGGGTCCGCGACCCGCTCGCCGAGCGCGGCATCGAGACCGTCCACCTGTCGACCGCCGAGCGGGCGGTCGACCTCACCGCACCCGGCGAGGCGTACCCGGACGTGGACGTGGGGTTCGTCTTCCCCCCGCGGCTGGCGGAGGGTGGCGTCGCCGACGCCCTGCTCGACGTGCCGTGGGTGAACGGTCGCGAGGCCGTGCTCCGGTCGCGCCACAAGGGCGAGGCGCTCGCGCGCCTCGGGCGGGCCGGCGTCCCGACGCCCGACACCGTGGTCGTCTCGAACCCGTCCGGCGAGGACGCGCTGCTCGACGCGCTCGACCGGGTGGGCACGCCCGCCGTCGTCAAGCCCAACTCGGCAACCCGTGGCATCGGGGTCGCGCGGGTGGGTGACGCGGACTCGCTGCTCGGCGTGACCGACTACCTGGACCTGCTCCACGAGTTCCCCGCGACCGGCGACCGCTCCTTCCTCGTCCAGTCGCTCGTCCCCGACGCGCGCGACTTCCGGGTGATGTGCGTCGAGGGCGAGTACGTCGGCGCGGTCGAACGACGACTTCCCGACGCGGCCCGGGAGGCGGGCCGCTGGAAGCACAACGTCCACCGCGGCGCGGCGGCCAGCGGTGTCGACCTCGAGGCCGACCTGCGCGACCTCGCCGAGCGGGCCGCCGAGGCGCTGGGCGTGCCGTGGCTCGGCGTCGATCTGCTGGTCGCCGACGGCGGGGCGGGCCGCGCCGTGGTCAACGAGACGAACGCTCGACCGACGGTCGACGCAGCGACGAAGTACGAGCCCCCGTTCTACGACCGGCTGGCGGCACTCGTCCGGCGGACCGCGGAGGGGGAGTGAGCGGTCGTCAGTCGGTGTCGTCCCCGCGACCGGCGTCATCGACCCCGGAACTCGTGCCGTCGCCGTCGGCCGCCTCGAGCCCGCCGACGACGAACCGGGCGCCGCCGAGGTCGCTTCCGGTCACCTCCAGCGACCAGCCGTGGGCCTCGGCGATGTTGCGCGCGATGGCGAGCCCGAACCCGTGGCCGTCCTCGGATGTCGAGTAGCCGGGCTCGAAGACCCGCTCGCGGTCGTCCGGCGGCACCCCGGGGCCGTCGTCCGCGACGGTGATGGCGTGCCCGTCGGCCTCGACGCCGATCCGGACCTCCTGCTCGGCGTGTTCGACGGCGTTGACGAGGAGGTTCTCCAGCAGCTGTACCAGCCGCTCGGGGTCCGCCGCGACGGTCCGGTCGGTCCCGTCGAACCGCAGGGCCAGGTCGCCGGCCTCGACGGCCGAGAGTGCCCGGTGGATGGCCGGGCCGAGGTCGACCTGTTCGGGGTCGTCGACGATGCGGCCCTTCTCCGCGAGCTCGAGCAGGTCCTCGACCAGGCGCTCCATCCGGTCGAGGGCCGACTCGGCCTCGTCGACGAGTTCGAGGCTCTCGCTCCCGCCCGTCCGGAACAGTTCGAGGTTCGCCTTCGCGACTCCGAGCGGGTTCTTCAGGTCGTGGCTGACGACGCTGGCGAACGCCTCCAGCCGCTCGTTCTTGCGCTCCAGCTCCCGCTCGCGCTCCTTGAGGTCGGTGATGTCCCGCCCCTCGGGTACGATGAGGACGACCTCGCCGTCCTCGTCGGTGACGGGCTTGAGCGAGAAGTCGATGATGGCGGTCCCCTCGGCCCCCTGGACCTCCAGTTCGTACCGGACGAACTCGTCCTCGCGGGCGCGCTGGACGCCCTGCCGGACCCGTTCCGGCGTCGCCTCGTCGACCTGGAACCAGTGGGTGTTCCAGACCTTCTTCCCGATGACGTCCTCGGGCTCGACGCCGCCGAACGCCAGCGCGGTGTCGTTGGCCTTCACCAGCGTCCCGTCGGGCTCCATCAGGCCCGTGAACTGGAACGTGTTGTTGAACACCGCCTCGAACTCGCGTTCGCGCTCGCGGCGCTCGGTCACGTCCCGGCCGATGCCCACGAGCCCGAGTTCGGTGCCGTCCTGGTCGACCAGCGGCGCGCCCGTGAACTCGTAGGGGATGCGCTCGCCACCCTTGGTCTCGAAGAAGCTCTCGACGGTGACGGTCTCGCCCGACTGGACCACCGCCGCGATGTTCTCGGCGACCTTCGTCTGCTCGTCCTCCGGGATGAAATCGAGCGGGTGCATCTCCGCGACCTCGGCGTCGTCGTACCCCGTGACCTCGACGAGCCGGTCGTTCCAGCGGAGGAACGTCCCCTCGTGGTCGAAGGCGTACAGCGCGTCCGGGAGCCCGGCGAAGATGCTCTCGGCGAAGGCCCGCTCCTCGCGGAGCTCTCGCTCGCGTTCCTTCAGGTCGGTGATGTCGCGCCCCTCGGGGATGAGCAGCGTCACCTCGCCGCGGTCGTCGGTGACTGGCTTGAGCGAGAAGTCGATGATCGCCGGCCCCTCGGCCCCGTTGATCTCCATCTCGAACCGGACGAACTCCCCGTCGGCGGCCCGCTCGGCAGCGTCGTAGATGCGGTCGCGGTTCCCCTCGGTGATCCAGGCCGTCTCCGCCAGGTGCCGGCCGAGCACGTCCTCGGAGTCGACCCCGGCGAACTCGACGGCGGTCTCGTTGGCCTCGACGAGCGTGCCGTCGGGCTTCATCAGGCCCGTGAACTGGAACGTGTTGTTGAAGATGGCGTTGAACCGGCGTTCGCGCTCCTTGCGCTCGGTCACGTCGCGGAAGTAGACCGAGAGCCCGTCGCGGGCGGGGAACACGCGGATCTCGAACCACGCGTCGAGCGGGTCGAAGTAGTCCTCGGCGGTGACCGGCTCCTGCTCGCGCATCGCCCGCTCGAACGCATCCAGGAACGGCGTCCCCTCGACCTCGGGGAACGCATCCAGCATCGCGGTCCCCAGGAGCTCCTCGCGATCGGTGTCCAGCAGCTCGATGGCCCGGTCGTTGGCGTACGTGTAGCGCAGGTCACGGTCCGTGGCGACGAACGCGTCGGTGATGCGGTCGAAGACCTGTCGGACCCGCTCGGCCGAGCGCTCGGCCTGCCGCTCGGCCCGGCGCTGGTTCACGGCGTTCTCGATCCGGTTGGCCAGCACCGTGAACCGGTCGCCGCCGGTCCCCTTCTGGAGGTAGTCGGTGACGCCGGCGGAGATGGCCTCGCTGGCGATCTCCTCGCTTCCCTTCCCCGTGAACAGCACGAACGGGAGGTCCGGGTAGTGCTCGCGGACCTGTTCGAGGAACTCCAGCCCGTCGGTCCCCGGCATGTCGTAGTCGCTCACCACGCAGTCGACGGGCGGGTCGGTCACCGTGGGGTCGTGCCCGGCGCCGGTGTCCGTGTCCGCGACCGTGCGGGTCGCCGCCGTGACCTCGGCGCCGCCATCGGTCGCCGGCTCTTCCCGGAGCAGCGACATCGCCTCCCCCGGGTCCGTCGTCGAGATCACCTCGATGGCCTCGTGCTCGGTCTGGAGCCAGCGCTCGGTCAGCGTGAGGAACGGCTCGTCGTCGTCGAGGTGGAGGACATCGATGCCGTCACCGTCGGGACACGGCGTCACCCCCTTCGGTCCCCTCTCGCTCATCCTGTACGAGAGAGTGTGCCGTGGCTATTCAACGTTTGTACTGGTGCCGAAACGAAAGAACGGAAATTAAGTCGGCTGCGGCTCGCTTCCGGCCGTCACTCGAGGTCGATACCGGTGCCGCTCTCGGCGCGCTCCAGCGTGATCTCGAGCACGCCGTTGTTGAAGGTGGCCGCCGCGGAGTGTTCGTCGACCCGGACCGGGAGGTCGATCCGCTCGCGGTACTCGTGGCGGTCGGTGTCGGCTCCGACGATGAGATCGTGGCCGTCACACTGGACGTCGATGGCCTCCTTGTCGACGCCGGGGAGGTCGCCCACCACCCGCACCAGGTCGTCCTCGCGGTCGACCCGGAAGTGGACGTCGTCGCCGAAGCCCGAGTCCGGGCCACCCATCATCCGCTCGATCTCGCGGAAGAAGTCGGAGACATCCGAGAACGGGTCGTCGTCGCGGTCGTCGCGGCGCATTACGGCCCGTGCTACGGCGGCACGCGGCAAAAGGCTTCGCACCCCGACACCGCCCGGGTCGCCGGGCCACTCCCGAGTAGGCCGGACCTACAGCCCGAGCCCCATCGTCTCGTTCGTCCGGTCGCGCGACTCGGCGGCGTCGGCCGCGCCCAGGACCGCGCGGATGGCGTCGACGTTCTCGGGCACCACGTCGGACTCCTGGTGGATGGCCTGGAACAGGTAGCAGTCGTCGTCCTCGACGCTGATGGACTCGCTCCAGATGCAGTTCTCCCAGAGGTCGCCGCGCGGCCGGCCGCGGTCCAGCGCGTACTCCTTGAGCTTGCCCGCGCCGTCGATGTCGTGCTTCGGCTGGACCATGAACGTCCGCTCCTCGCCCGCCAGCAGCTCGCGCACCTCGTCGGCGCTCGGCATGTCCGCGGGGTCGGGTTCGAGCTGGACGTTCACGGAGTGGGTGTGCATCAGCGTCGCCGGCACCTTCAGCCCGAGCGTGTCGATGGACAGGTCCGGGAAGATGGTGTTCACGTCCGGGCCGTGGTGGCTCGGGAGCGTCACCGGGTTCGGGAGGATGTCGTTGATGGGGCCGCGGCCGGTCTGGCCCGGGTCGCCACCGCGCCGGACGAGCGTCACGCGGGCCTTCTCGACGCCGTAGGTCTCGTCGAGCGGGGCGAGCAGCCGGGAGAGGCCGGTCGTGTTGCACGAGACGACGCGGACGTGGTCGGCACCCTCGGCGTCGCCGTAGTTCGCGCGGGCGTTGAACGACGTGTCCACGAGGTCGGCGGACTCGCCACCCTGGTAGAGCGCGGGCGTGTCCAGCTCCTCGTACATCGACTTGTTGTCGGCGCCGATGCCCGACGGGCAGGCGTCGACGACGATATCCGCGGCCTCGACGAGTTCGTTGACCGTCCCCGCGAGGTCGATGCCGGCCTCGTCGAACAGCTCGATGCGGTCCTCGACCGCCGCGTACAGCGGGTAGCCGTTCTCGACGGCGAGTTCCGCCTCGTGGTTGGGGCTGGTCTTCGCCACGCCGACCAGCTCCATGTCGGGCTGGAGCGTGACGGCGTCCGCGACGCGCTTGCCGATGGTCCCGTAGCCGTTGACCGCGACCTGAATCATACCTCGTGGTGGTGTGTGCCGGCGGTTAATCGTTTCGAGAGGGTGTCGTGGGAAGGTGGGTCCCGGTAGCAATCCCGTGGGCGGTACCGGACGCCGTGGGCTGGGCCCGAGCCACGCCGAGCGTCCGACCACGACTCACGCCGATGGGGGTGTCACGAGCGCGATCCGTGACGGGTTGGCGGAACAAGTTGCAGACTAATGGCGCAATAGATATATGATGCAGCTGGCTGGGGAATCGAGGGCGTCACAGGTATCAAATGGGGGCCGAGACTAGCGATACGCGAACGCGGTCCCGATGAGCGCCATCACCACGACGAAGGCGGCGATGGCGCCGACCAGCAGGAGGCCGTCGATGTTCCGGCCGGAGGACATCCCGACGGCGACGATTCCGGCAGCGAACAGCACGACGGCGGCGATGGCGACGGCAATCTCGACCATCGTCTCCCTGTCGGGGGCCATAGCGCGGGATTCCGGCGGTCAGTTAAAAAGGGCTTCGAAGCCGAGTCCTGCCGGGGCCCCCGACCGCGCTGACCGCTCCGACCGGGCGGTGGGGCCGTCCCCGCCGGTGGTTCCACTTCCACCACGCTAGCGCGGCCCTTATTGCCATACGGACCCTTGTTTCGGATGGAAGCAAAGTGATTACACATATGACGCACACAGAACACACAGCCGCGTCATCGGATGAATCGCAGTGGAAACGAAGGGGGGTCTCTCCCCCGCGGGAGCGCCCGGTGGTCGAGCACATCACCGACACCACGGCGGACGCGCGGTCGGCGCGACGGGCCGGCGCGGGCGGCGACGGCGGGGACTCCGAGAACGGCCGCGGTCCCCAGCCACTCGCGCCCGACACGAGTCGCCTCGACGGTCGCTCGGCCCGCGCCTGGACCGAACCCATGGCGGTGACGGCTCTGGGCGAGGGCCGCTACGAGGTGGAGAACCGCGAGGGCCGGGCGTACGTCGTCGACCTCCCCGACGGGGACTGCACCTGCCCGGACCACCGCATCCGCGGGGAGTCGTGCAAGCACCTCCGCCGCGTCGCCATCGAGGTGACGCGGGGCCAGGTTCCCGCCCCGGGGAAGGTCCGTGGCACCTGCCGGGCCTGCGGCCGGGAGGCGTTCGTCCCCGAGGACGGCCCCTCGTTCTGCCGGGGCTGTCGGCTGGGACCGGGCGACCTCGCGACCGACCGCGAGACCGGCGACGCCGTCCTCGTGGTCCGCGTGACCGACGACCCCGCCGACGCGGTCGAGGTCGACGGGACTGGCCGCTCGGTCGCGGACTACGAGACGAACGCGGGCTACCCCCGCGACGACCCGGTCGTCGAGGTGGTCTACCCGTTCGGCGGCGGGAAGCCGCTGGACGAGCGCCGCCGCTACTCCTTCCCGCACTCGCGGCTCCTCCCCCGCGACGCCGCGCTGGTGGACGCCGGCGTCGGCGACGCCTGACGGGACCGGCGGCGGGCCGGCGCGCCCTCGCTGCTCCCGCCGGGGCTACGCGCCGTCCTCCAGCCCGACGAACACCGTCTTCAGCCGCTGCCCGCAGTCCGGACAGCAGAGGCTCTGCCACTTCGTGGGGTCGAGGTCGGCGAACGTCTCCGTCCGGGTGGCGGCCTCGCGATCGATCTCCCGGTCGCAGGTCCCACAGTGGAACGAGTCGGGCACGCCCGGCATGGGTGGTCGTCGGAGCCCGGCGGCCGAGAACGTTTCGTGGCCGGGCCGCGCGTCATCCATCCAGTCAGGGCTCGGGCCGCTCCGCTCAGGGGTCGGGTCGCTCGC from Haloglomus litoreum includes the following:
- a CDS encoding cation diffusion facilitator family transporter; translated protein: MASSKSVVLAALVANGLIAILKFVGFLLTGSAAMLSETYHSISDTGNQVFLLIGIRYSGKDRNREHPFGYGKAQFFYSFLVSVFLFGIAGWESLKHGYSAILDPHPPGTGNATLPVVNITFPAVYVNYSVLVGAIVFEAWAFKKAYANMSRQIEENEWSGLREAFKKTSDVTVLTALTEDFIAMAGAGIALFGVYLSRVTGNGIYDAVAAAIIGLMLMGFAVALAWENKRLLLGESMPKEDEVELRGVVEGWDGIDRIVDFRTVYFGPDKVVVMADVEFDEVLDTEEIDERITAIEAALKESNGGIRKVYIEPEA
- a CDS encoding ATP-grasp domain-containing protein, yielding MLRLGVATDAETLARVRDPLAERGIETVHLSTAERAVDLTAPGEAYPDVDVGFVFPPRLAEGGVADALLDVPWVNGREAVLRSRHKGEALARLGRAGVPTPDTVVVSNPSGEDALLDALDRVGTPAVVKPNSATRGIGVARVGDADSLLGVTDYLDLLHEFPATGDRSFLVQSLVPDARDFRVMCVEGEYVGAVERRLPDAAREAGRWKHNVHRGAAASGVDLEADLRDLAERAAEALGVPWLGVDLLVADGGAGRAVVNETNARPTVDAATKYEPPFYDRLAALVRRTAEGE
- a CDS encoding PAS domain-containing protein, producing the protein MSERGPKGVTPCPDGDGIDVLHLDDDEPFLTLTERWLQTEHEAIEVISTTDPGEAMSLLREEPATDGGAEVTAATRTVADTDTGAGHDPTVTDPPVDCVVSDYDMPGTDGLEFLEQVREHYPDLPFVLFTGKGSEEIASEAISAGVTDYLQKGTGGDRFTVLANRIENAVNQRRAERQAERSAERVRQVFDRITDAFVATDRDLRYTYANDRAIELLDTDREELLGTAMLDAFPEVEGTPFLDAFERAMREQEPVTAEDYFDPLDAWFEIRVFPARDGLSVYFRDVTERKERERRFNAIFNNTFQFTGLMKPDGTLVEANETAVEFAGVDSEDVLGRHLAETAWITEGNRDRIYDAAERAADGEFVRFEMEINGAEGPAIIDFSLKPVTDDRGEVTLLIPEGRDITDLKERERELREERAFAESIFAGLPDALYAFDHEGTFLRWNDRLVEVTGYDDAEVAEMHPLDFIPEDEQTKVAENIAAVVQSGETVTVESFFETKGGERIPYEFTGAPLVDQDGTELGLVGIGRDVTERREREREFEAVFNNTFQFTGLMEPDGTLVKANDTALAFGGVEPEDVIGKKVWNTHWFQVDEATPERVRQGVQRAREDEFVRYELEVQGAEGTAIIDFSLKPVTDEDGEVVLIVPEGRDITDLKERERELERKNERLEAFASVVSHDLKNPLGVAKANLELFRTGGSESLELVDEAESALDRMERLVEDLLELAEKGRIVDDPEQVDLGPAIHRALSAVEAGDLALRFDGTDRTVAADPERLVQLLENLLVNAVEHAEQEVRIGVEADGHAITVADDGPGVPPDDRERVFEPGYSTSEDGHGFGLAIARNIAEAHGWSLEVTGSDLGGARFVVGGLEAADGDGTSSGVDDAGRGDDTD
- a CDS encoding Hsp20/alpha crystallin family protein, with amino-acid sequence MRRDDRDDDPFSDVSDFFREIERMMGGPDSGFGDDVHFRVDREDDLVRVVGDLPGVDKEAIDVQCDGHDLIVGADTDRHEYRERIDLPVRVDEHSAAATFNNGVLEITLERAESGTGIDLE
- a CDS encoding type II glyceraldehyde-3-phosphate dehydrogenase — encoded protein: MIQVAVNGYGTIGKRVADAVTLQPDMELVGVAKTSPNHEAELAVENGYPLYAAVEDRIELFDEAGIDLAGTVNELVEAADIVVDACPSGIGADNKSMYEELDTPALYQGGESADLVDTSFNARANYGDAEGADHVRVVSCNTTGLSRLLAPLDETYGVEKARVTLVRRGGDPGQTGRGPINDILPNPVTLPSHHGPDVNTIFPDLSIDTLGLKVPATLMHTHSVNVQLEPDPADMPSADEVRELLAGEERTFMVQPKHDIDGAGKLKEYALDRGRPRGDLWENCIWSESISVEDDDCYLFQAIHQESDVVPENVDAIRAVLGAADAAESRDRTNETMGLGL
- a CDS encoding metallophosphoesterase gives rise to the protein MLTLVSDTHGTDDPRLDGRTAEAIAEAEVVVHAGDFTTETVLDAFHDAAGTLHAVHGNRDAPAVTDRLPARRALEYGGVRFVAVHGHEHSEQALSLAAREAGADCIVVGHSHRPTLRPLGEVTLLNPGSHADPRQYRPAHVELEPDDGGLAGRFVQPDGTVLETFRIDRGAGQAGTR
- a CDS encoding SWIM zinc finger family protein — its product is MVEHITDTTADARSARRAGAGGDGGDSENGRGPQPLAPDTSRLDGRSARAWTEPMAVTALGEGRYEVENREGRAYVVDLPDGDCTCPDHRIRGESCKHLRRVAIEVTRGQVPAPGKVRGTCRACGREAFVPEDGPSFCRGCRLGPGDLATDRETGDAVLVVRVTDDPADAVEVDGTGRSVADYETNAGYPRDDPVVEVVYPFGGGKPLDERRRYSFPHSRLLPRDAALVDAGVGDA
- a CDS encoding DUF7472 family protein — protein: MAPDRETMVEIAVAIAAVVLFAAGIVAVGMSSGRNIDGLLLVGAIAAFVVVMALIGTAFAYR